In Methylobacterium aquaticum, the following are encoded in one genomic region:
- a CDS encoding helix-turn-helix domain-containing protein — protein sequence MAYHYVESGLDNVHLENGFHLLETSHGTAVSIEDVHGLHAAIGRCLIDAAAPLTGAELRFLRIEMELSQRALAGLLGTTEQTLRRYEKARGQAVPGPVDHLLRALYADFVGGDGSVRRMVERLASLEPQPRADLRLRETDRGWALAA from the coding sequence ATGGCCTACCACTACGTCGAGAGCGGCCTGGACAACGTGCATCTGGAGAACGGTTTTCACCTGCTGGAGACGAGCCACGGCACCGCCGTGTCGATCGAGGACGTTCACGGCCTGCACGCCGCCATCGGCCGCTGCCTGATCGACGCGGCCGCGCCGCTGACGGGGGCCGAACTGCGCTTCCTGCGCATCGAGATGGAGCTGAGCCAGCGGGCGCTCGCCGGGCTCCTCGGCACCACGGAGCAGACCCTGCGCCGCTACGAGAAGGCTCGCGGGCAGGCCGTGCCGGGCCCGGTCGATCACCTGCTGCGGGCTCTCTACGCCGACTTTGTCGGCGGCGACGGCTCGGTGCGCCGCATGGTCGAGCGGCTCGCAAGCCTGGAGCCGCAGCCGCGGGCGGACCTGCGGCTGCGCGAGACCGATCGGGGCTGGGCCCTCGCGGCTTGA
- a CDS encoding TadE/TadG family type IV pilus assembly protein: protein MLKPPPFTHDRRGTAALEFAMVLPLLLLILAGLSEASRAIDAWRKITLAARTVADLTSQGDTQNPLSTGLMNDIFAITAPVMRPFDASGVTVVVSALGVDPARSTLVPQVCSSVAFGGGTARAVGPAADLTVPPGYQSQGMRYLLVEMTGRYTPLIGTALVKLVDGFSDTVTLSASVPWPIRGGQTYGSNTVTEIVLPGASPKACDGSTP from the coding sequence GTGCTGAAGCCCCCTCCTTTCACGCATGACCGGCGCGGAACCGCCGCGCTCGAATTCGCCATGGTGCTTCCCCTCCTGCTGCTGATCCTGGCCGGGTTGTCGGAGGCATCCCGCGCGATCGATGCCTGGCGCAAGATCACGCTCGCCGCGCGGACCGTGGCCGATCTCACCTCGCAGGGCGACACGCAGAATCCGCTCTCGACGGGGTTGATGAACGACATCTTCGCGATCACCGCGCCGGTGATGCGCCCGTTCGACGCCTCGGGCGTCACGGTCGTGGTGAGCGCGCTGGGCGTCGACCCGGCCCGATCGACGCTCGTGCCGCAGGTCTGCTCGTCGGTGGCGTTCGGCGGCGGCACCGCCCGGGCGGTCGGCCCCGCCGCCGACCTGACCGTGCCGCCCGGCTACCAGAGCCAGGGCATGCGCTACCTCCTGGTGGAGATGACCGGCCGCTACACGCCGCTGATCGGCACCGCCCTGGTCAAGCTCGTCGACGGCTTCAGCGACACGGTCACGCTCTCGGCCAGCGTCCCGTGGCCGATCCGGGGCGGCCAGACCTACGGCAGCAACACCGTCACCGAGATCGTCCTCCCCGGCGCGTCCCCGAAGGCCTGCGATGGCTCGACACCCTGA
- a CDS encoding ATP phosphoribosyltransferase regulatory subunit — MALFEDRGYARVEPPVLQPVEPFLELSGEDIRRRIFITQDGAGAELCLRPEYTIPVGRHHRAVADGQAADYSYLGPVFRLRAAEPDEFHQAGIESIGRTDVPAADAEILGLALDGLDRLGRRDVQVRLGDMGLITALLDALNVQPAAKRRTLRAVAAGRSLDAIAAPVAVDAAHAGLLSAIQGQDPQGVRAFVEDVLAIAGISRVGGRTAGEIAERFLAKAAAHAEGGAGLGARAREVLDAYLALTGDPDAAALAARDLARRAGLDDPRLEVALALFEERNGFIAARGLPLERFVFTGSFARNLDYYTGFIFEVAEEGQKPLVGGGRYDGLLQHLGSTDALPAVGCSFWLERLGGER, encoded by the coding sequence CTGGCGCTGTTCGAGGACCGGGGCTACGCGCGGGTCGAGCCGCCGGTCTTGCAGCCGGTCGAGCCCTTCCTGGAGCTGTCCGGCGAGGACATCCGGCGGCGCATCTTCATCACCCAGGACGGCGCCGGGGCGGAACTCTGCCTGCGGCCCGAATACACGATTCCGGTCGGGCGCCACCACCGCGCCGTCGCCGACGGGCAGGCGGCCGATTACAGCTATCTCGGCCCGGTCTTCCGCCTGCGGGCGGCCGAGCCCGACGAGTTCCACCAGGCCGGCATCGAGTCGATCGGCCGGACCGACGTGCCCGCGGCCGATGCCGAGATCCTGGGCCTCGCCCTCGACGGGCTCGACCGGCTCGGGCGCCGCGACGTTCAGGTGCGCCTCGGCGACATGGGGCTGATCACCGCGCTCCTCGACGCGCTGAACGTCCAGCCGGCGGCCAAGCGCCGGACGCTGCGGGCGGTGGCCGCCGGCCGCTCCCTCGACGCGATCGCCGCCCCCGTCGCGGTCGACGCGGCCCATGCCGGCCTGCTCTCGGCGATCCAGGGCCAGGACCCGCAAGGGGTGCGCGCCTTCGTCGAGGACGTGCTCGCCATCGCCGGCATCAGCCGGGTCGGCGGCCGCACCGCCGGCGAGATCGCCGAGCGCTTCCTCGCGAAGGCCGCGGCGCATGCCGAGGGCGGCGCCGGCCTGGGCGCCCGCGCCCGCGAGGTGCTCGACGCCTATCTGGCGCTGACCGGCGATCCCGATGCGGCGGCGCTCGCCGCCCGCGACCTCGCCCGCCGGGCCGGGCTCGACGATCCGCGGCTCGAGGTGGCGCTCGCCCTGTTCGAGGAGCGCAACGGCTTCATCGCCGCCCGCGGCCTGCCGCTGGAGCGCTTCGTGTTCACCGGGAGCTTTGCCCGCAACCTCGACTATTATACCGGCTTCATCTTCGAGGTCGCGGAGGAGGGGCAAAAGCCCCTCGTCGGCGGCGGGCGCTACGACGGCCTGCTCCAGCATCTCGGCAGCACGGACGCCCTGCCCGCCGTGGGCTGCTCGTTCTGGCTCGAACGCCTTGGGGGTGAGCGCTGA
- a CDS encoding DUF4258 domain-containing protein encodes MDDTAPRTAPAARALIREIAQDSARVFVLPHGRKRGRQRAISFKQIVDCLLKGSVSEGPYQVANGAWRCNVSRHAAGEEMTCVVEFDLPRRLLIVTVF; translated from the coding sequence ATGGACGATACAGCGCCGCGCACTGCCCCGGCCGCCCGAGCGCTGATCCGCGAGATCGCGCAGGACAGCGCCCGCGTCTTCGTTCTGCCGCATGGCCGCAAGCGCGGCCGGCAACGGGCGATCTCGTTCAAGCAGATCGTGGATTGCCTGCTGAAGGGCTCGGTCTCGGAAGGCCCGTACCAAGTTGCAAACGGGGCTTGGCGCTGCAACGTCTCGCGGCATGCCGCAGGCGAGGAGATGACCTGCGTGGTGGAGTTCGACCTGCCGCGCCGGCTTCTGATCGTCACCGTGTTCTGA
- the hisS gene encoding histidine--tRNA ligase, translating into MSKPAKAEKAATLKPRLPRGLVDRGPAEIAATHRMLEKIRESFELYGFEAVETPFIEYTEALGKFLPDLDRPNEGVFSFQDDDESWLSLRYDLTAPLARYVAEHFDALPKPYRSYRAGYVFRNEKPGPGRFRQFMQFDADIVGAPTVAADAEICMMAADTLERVGIGRGDYVVKVNNRKVLDGVMEAIGLGGDDQAGRRLTVLRAIDKLDRLGADGVRLLLGPGRKDESGDFTKGAGLSDDAIERILRYVSFQAAPTEGGDRLAFWENFFGGWGEVVGSSETGRQGIAELHAIMKLCEAAGYGHDRVRADPSVVRGLEYYTGPVFEAELTFPVVNEDGQTVRFGSVAGGGRYDGLVGRFRSEPVPATGFSVGVSRLFSALQVVRSPIVSGHAAPGPVVVLVLDREETAAYQALVAALRQAGIRSELYLGSSGMKAQMKYADRRGSPCVVIQGSDERAKGEVQIKDLIEGAKAADAIASNAEWKAARPAQFSVPVDEMVARVREVLARHYGG; encoded by the coding sequence ATGTCCAAGCCCGCGAAGGCCGAGAAGGCCGCCACCCTCAAGCCCCGCCTGCCGCGCGGCCTCGTCGACCGCGGGCCGGCCGAGATCGCCGCCACCCACCGGATGCTCGAAAAGATCCGCGAGAGCTTCGAGCTCTACGGCTTCGAGGCGGTCGAGACCCCGTTCATCGAATATACCGAGGCTTTGGGCAAGTTCCTGCCCGACCTCGACCGGCCGAACGAGGGCGTGTTCTCGTTCCAGGACGACGACGAATCCTGGCTGTCCCTGCGCTACGACCTGACGGCGCCGCTCGCCCGCTACGTCGCCGAGCATTTCGACGCTCTCCCGAAGCCCTATCGCAGCTACCGCGCCGGCTACGTCTTCCGCAACGAGAAGCCGGGCCCGGGCCGCTTCCGCCAGTTCATGCAGTTCGATGCCGACATCGTCGGCGCCCCCACCGTCGCGGCGGATGCCGAGATCTGCATGATGGCCGCCGACACCCTGGAGCGGGTCGGCATCGGCCGCGGTGACTACGTGGTGAAGGTCAACAACCGCAAGGTCCTCGACGGCGTGATGGAGGCCATCGGGCTTGGCGGCGACGACCAGGCCGGGCGGCGCCTCACGGTGCTGCGGGCGATCGACAAGCTCGATCGCCTCGGCGCGGATGGCGTGCGCCTGCTCCTCGGCCCCGGCCGCAAGGACGAGAGCGGCGACTTCACCAAGGGCGCCGGCCTCTCGGACGACGCGATCGAGCGCATCCTGCGCTACGTCTCGTTCCAGGCCGCTCCCACCGAGGGCGGCGACCGCCTCGCCTTCTGGGAAAACTTCTTCGGCGGCTGGGGCGAGGTGGTCGGTTCCTCCGAGACCGGGCGCCAGGGCATCGCCGAACTGCACGCGATCATGAAGCTGTGCGAGGCGGCGGGCTACGGCCACGACCGGGTGCGGGCCGACCCCTCGGTCGTGCGCGGCCTCGAATACTATACCGGCCCGGTCTTCGAGGCCGAGCTGACCTTCCCGGTCGTCAACGAGGACGGCCAGACCGTGCGCTTCGGCTCGGTGGCCGGCGGCGGGCGCTATGACGGCCTCGTCGGCCGCTTCCGCTCCGAGCCGGTCCCGGCGACCGGCTTCTCGGTCGGCGTCTCGCGCCTGTTCTCGGCCCTCCAGGTGGTGCGCAGCCCGATCGTGTCGGGTCACGCCGCGCCCGGCCCGGTGGTGGTGCTGGTGCTCGACCGCGAGGAGACCGCCGCCTACCAGGCCCTCGTCGCCGCCCTGCGCCAGGCCGGCATCCGCTCGGAACTCTATCTCGGCTCGTCGGGCATGAAGGCCCAGATGAAGTATGCCGACCGCCGCGGCTCGCCCTGCGTCGTCATCCAGGGCAGCGACGAGCGGGCGAAGGGGGAGGTCCAGATCAAGGACCTGATCGAGGGCGCCAAGGCGGCGGATGCCATCGCCAGCAACGCCGAGTGGAAGGCCGCCCGCCCGGCCCAGTTCTCTGTGCCGGTGGACGAGATGGTGGCGCGGGTGCGCGAGGTGCTGGCGCGGCATTACGGGGGGTGA
- a CDS encoding TadE/TadG family type IV pilus assembly protein, with protein sequence MADRRGSAAVEFALVALPFLGLVGAIMHLAFQIWAAQNFDRALQRTVRTIFTGQFQTAQAGQTDAATLLAALKTTMCGPATAAIPAVFACDKVKFDVRTVENFAGATAAKPLDTGAGTWSTGFGTNYACARPGTIVVVTAAVAFPTFFRLVGLDARRFTTGDDDGASLLISTAVFRTEPYQMAQAAAC encoded by the coding sequence GTGGCCGATCGCCGAGGCAGCGCGGCGGTCGAGTTCGCGCTCGTGGCTCTGCCGTTCCTGGGTCTCGTCGGCGCGATCATGCATCTCGCCTTCCAGATCTGGGCCGCCCAGAATTTCGATCGCGCGCTCCAGCGCACCGTGCGCACGATCTTCACGGGACAGTTCCAGACGGCGCAGGCCGGGCAGACAGATGCCGCAACCCTGCTCGCCGCCTTGAAGACCACGATGTGCGGCCCCGCCACGGCGGCGATCCCGGCCGTGTTCGCCTGCGACAAGGTGAAGTTCGACGTGAGGACGGTCGAGAATTTCGCGGGCGCCACCGCCGCCAAGCCGCTCGATACGGGTGCCGGCACCTGGAGCACGGGGTTCGGGACCAACTACGCCTGTGCCCGGCCCGGGACCATCGTGGTGGTCACGGCGGCGGTCGCCTTCCCGACCTTCTTCCGCCTCGTCGGCCTCGACGCGCGGCGCTTCACCACGGGCGACGACGACGGAGCGAGCCTGCTGATCTCGACGGCGGTCTTCCGCACCGAACCCTACCAGATGGCGCAGGCCGCCGCGTGCTGA
- the hemA gene encoding 5-aminolevulinate synthase, translated as MPETRPETRRPATAEGATDYQALFRGALERLHGERRYRVFADIERINGRFPAAQWRRPDASTREITVWCSNDYLGMGQHPAVVSALTETAQRCGVGAGGTRNIAGNNSPLVDLERELADLHGKEAGLVFTSGYVSNQAGISTIAKLIPNCLILSDAFNHNSMIEGVRQSGCDKRIFRHNDLAHLEELLIEAGDRPKLIAFESVYSMDGDVAPIGKICDLADRYGAMTYLDEVHAVGLYGPRGAGIAERDRVMHRVDVIEGTLAKGFGCVGGYITGSAALCDAVRSHAAGFIFTTALPPAIAAAAIASIRHLKQSGTEREAHQRQAARTKAALLDAGLPVLATDTHIVPVMVGDAELCKAAADRLLERHGIYIQPINYPTVPRGTERLRITPSPFHGEAHIGALREALVEVWDALDLPRAGTVFVEAAE; from the coding sequence ATGCCCGAGACCCGGCCCGAGACCCGCCGCCCCGCCACCGCCGAGGGCGCGACCGATTACCAGGCTCTCTTCCGCGGCGCCCTGGAGCGCCTGCACGGCGAGCGCCGCTACCGCGTCTTCGCCGACATCGAGCGCATCAACGGCCGCTTTCCCGCCGCCCAGTGGCGCCGGCCGGACGCCTCGACCCGCGAGATCACCGTGTGGTGCTCGAACGACTACCTCGGCATGGGCCAGCACCCGGCGGTGGTGAGCGCGCTCACCGAGACCGCGCAGCGCTGCGGCGTCGGCGCCGGCGGCACCCGCAACATCGCCGGCAACAACTCGCCGCTGGTCGACCTGGAGCGCGAGCTCGCCGACCTGCACGGCAAGGAGGCGGGCCTCGTCTTCACCTCCGGCTACGTCTCGAACCAGGCCGGCATCTCGACGATCGCCAAGCTGATCCCGAACTGCCTGATCCTGTCGGACGCCTTCAACCACAACTCGATGATCGAGGGCGTGCGCCAGTCGGGCTGCGACAAGCGCATCTTCCGCCACAACGACCTCGCCCATCTCGAAGAGCTGCTGATCGAGGCCGGCGACCGGCCGAAGCTGATCGCCTTCGAGAGCGTCTACTCGATGGACGGCGACGTGGCGCCGATCGGCAAGATCTGCGACCTCGCCGACCGTTACGGCGCCATGACCTATCTCGACGAGGTCCACGCGGTCGGCCTCTACGGACCCCGCGGCGCCGGCATCGCCGAGCGGGACCGGGTGATGCACCGGGTCGACGTGATCGAGGGTACGCTCGCCAAGGGCTTCGGCTGCGTCGGCGGCTACATCACCGGCTCGGCGGCGCTCTGCGACGCGGTGCGCAGCCACGCCGCCGGCTTCATCTTCACGACCGCCCTGCCCCCGGCCATCGCCGCGGCCGCGATCGCGTCGATCCGCCACCTGAAGCAGTCCGGCACGGAGCGCGAGGCGCATCAGCGCCAGGCCGCCCGCACCAAGGCCGCCCTCCTCGATGCCGGCCTGCCGGTGCTCGCCACCGACACCCACATCGTCCCGGTGATGGTCGGCGACGCGGAGCTGTGCAAGGCGGCGGCCGACCGGCTGCTGGAGCGCCACGGCATCTACATCCAGCCGATCAACTACCCCACCGTGCCCCGCGGCACCGAGCGCCTGCGCATCACCCCCTCGCCGTTCCACGGCGAGGCGCATATCGGGGCGCTGCGGGAGGCCCTGGTGGAGGTGTGGGACGCCCTCGACCTGCCGCGGGCCGGGACGGTGTTCGTCGAGGCGGCGGAGTAG
- a CDS encoding type II toxin-antitoxin system RelE/ParE family toxin — protein MSVGSPLHTVAETSAFIRDAEAERMTRTSRLALKAMLAADPEAGDLIVGSGGIRKVRLAGRGKGKSGGYRVLTAYVGPDAPVYLLAVLSKGDRDTFSDAEVQQLAKLTASIRAHWNRRQH, from the coding sequence ATGAGCGTCGGTTCCCCGTTGCACACGGTCGCCGAGACCTCGGCGTTCATCAGGGACGCCGAGGCCGAGCGCATGACGCGGACAAGCCGGCTTGCGCTGAAGGCCATGCTTGCGGCCGATCCGGAGGCCGGCGATCTCATCGTCGGCTCCGGTGGCATCCGCAAGGTCCGACTCGCCGGTCGTGGCAAGGGGAAGAGCGGAGGATATCGCGTGTTGACGGCCTATGTCGGGCCCGATGCGCCTGTCTATCTGCTGGCCGTTCTGAGCAAGGGCGACCGGGACACCTTCAGCGACGCCGAGGTGCAGCAGCTTGCCAAGCTGACAGCCTCGATCAGGGCGCATTGGAATCGGCGGCAGCACTGA
- a CDS encoding O-antigen ligase family protein, protein MTTFVLPRRDLAAVPFLSLLRGFGHVLMAAFIFFACFAFSDTSPYDIVAIPTIVLWVLLGVRLYRGAVPLVLVLLVFVGATVVALMPYLDEDLPPVWTVQLCYLAVTGIFFAMFFSDDSDRRVEAALKVYTASALFCASLGIGGYLELIGNEKLFSMYGRASGTFQDPNVFGSFLSLGALYLMHNLLTGRARRPLLSALGLFILLAGVFLSFSRGSWGGTLVVSGLMVLMLYRTSARALRRRIVLLAALTAGFGAVALVGLLSVGSVGETFAKRAAVTQDYDEGETGRFGNQLRGIGMLIEDPLGMGPLRWRRTFNLEPHNSYIGAFSNGGWVGGVAFVFLVLMTSRVGFRLMSQDTPYRRHAQIAFPALLMFFLQAVQIDIEKWRHVYMMLGIVWGLEAARVRWLAGGEA, encoded by the coding sequence ATGACCACGTTCGTCCTGCCGCGCCGCGACCTTGCGGCGGTGCCGTTCCTGTCGCTGCTGCGCGGCTTCGGCCACGTCCTGATGGCGGCGTTCATCTTCTTCGCCTGCTTCGCCTTCTCGGACACCTCGCCCTACGACATCGTGGCGATCCCGACGATCGTGCTCTGGGTCCTGCTGGGCGTGCGGCTGTACCGGGGCGCGGTGCCCCTCGTCCTGGTGCTCCTCGTCTTCGTGGGCGCCACGGTCGTCGCCTTGATGCCCTATCTCGACGAGGATCTGCCGCCGGTCTGGACGGTGCAGCTGTGCTACCTCGCCGTGACCGGCATCTTCTTCGCGATGTTCTTCTCCGACGACAGCGATCGTCGGGTCGAGGCCGCCCTCAAGGTCTACACCGCCAGCGCGCTGTTCTGCGCAAGCCTCGGCATCGGCGGCTATCTCGAGCTGATCGGCAACGAGAAGCTGTTCAGCATGTATGGCCGCGCGTCGGGCACGTTCCAGGATCCGAACGTGTTCGGCTCGTTCCTGTCGCTCGGCGCACTCTACCTGATGCACAACCTGCTCACCGGCCGCGCCCGGCGCCCGCTCCTGTCGGCCTTGGGCCTCTTCATCCTGCTCGCCGGCGTGTTCCTGTCGTTCTCCCGCGGCTCCTGGGGCGGCACCCTGGTGGTGAGCGGGCTGATGGTCCTGATGCTCTACCGCACCAGCGCCCGCGCCCTGCGCCGCCGCATCGTGCTGCTCGCCGCCCTCACGGCGGGGTTCGGGGCGGTGGCGCTCGTGGGCCTGCTCTCCGTCGGCAGCGTCGGCGAGACCTTCGCCAAGCGCGCCGCGGTCACCCAGGATTACGACGAGGGCGAGACCGGCCGCTTCGGCAACCAGCTGCGCGGCATCGGCATGCTGATCGAGGACCCCCTCGGCATGGGGCCCCTGCGCTGGCGCCGCACCTTCAACCTCGAGCCGCACAATTCCTATATCGGCGCCTTCTCCAACGGCGGCTGGGTCGGCGGGGTCGCCTTCGTGTTCCTGGTGCTGATGACGAGCCGGGTGGGTTTCCGGCTGATGAGCCAGGATACGCCCTACCGGCGCCACGCCCAGATCGCGTTTCCGGCGCTGCTGATGTTCTTTCTCCAGGCGGTGCAGATCGACATCGAGAAGTGGCGCCACGTCTACATGATGCTCGGCATCGTCTGGGGCCTCGAGGCGGCCCGGGTGCGGTGGCTCGCCGGCGGCGAGGCGTGA
- a CDS encoding helix-turn-helix domain-containing protein, whose amino-acid sequence MARDIFERTLSALQEAEAHARGEAPPGMVVHIPDTIDVASIRRQTGKAQTAFAASIGVPVATLRQWEHHRRQPQGPARVLLALIEKNPRLVEDMLGQPE is encoded by the coding sequence ATGGCCAGAGACATCTTCGAGAGGACGCTGTCGGCCTTGCAGGAGGCCGAGGCTCACGCGAGGGGCGAAGCTCCGCCCGGCATGGTCGTCCATATCCCCGATACGATCGACGTCGCCTCCATCCGCCGCCAGACAGGCAAGGCACAGACGGCCTTTGCGGCCAGCATCGGTGTCCCGGTCGCGACGCTTCGGCAATGGGAGCATCACCGACGGCAGCCGCAGGGACCCGCTCGCGTGCTGCTGGCGCTGATCGAGAAAAATCCGAGGTTGGTGGAGGACATGCTCGGCCAGCCTGAGTGA
- a CDS encoding pilus assembly protein TadG-related protein, whose product MARHPDPARRSRPPVPVGTPIDRRERAAGFARNRDGTITILFAFLLLPLLMMLGVAIDYGLATRLETKLQAATDATALLLCQTPLTATDAELNALARTTMTGQMGNGVVVDPLTITTGPRRILLNTHASLAVFFGGITGTRTITPGAQAQCATPIPKSFEIALVLDTTGSMSKAGNDGVTKLAALKSAAQKFVAYVLSNPSFAQGTKIAIVPFSSAVAVDPTAYASAPWVDTEGQAPTHWTNFSGMSEAGFKSRFGVFSKLSGVEPSWKWAGCFESQPYPQNVTDMATNGPASLYVPYLAPDEGGPGRVGGYYTYFPSYWNLSYNSYIDDDDGTDNGTCPKQSASYPKAQARGCKYKNPHNARPGDTLGIPNGPNFGCTSQPLQRLTRQSVVLSTLIDKMTASGSTNIHEGLMWGWRTISPKSVFADGSAYGDDKVGKIIVLMTDGANSWTENPSSYNGSLASSNGYFRNADGSNADSHFPAKYQGISTSDAARNGLDALTRLACDNAKASPANVAIYTIGFSVSSDPIDAQGIQLLKDCASSPSQYFPASDSGSLIAAFNQIAASLGRLRLTQ is encoded by the coding sequence ATGGCTCGACACCCTGATCCCGCGCGCCGCTCCAGGCCTCCCGTCCCGGTCGGGACCCCGATCGATCGCCGGGAGCGCGCGGCCGGCTTCGCCCGGAACCGGGACGGCACCATCACGATCCTGTTCGCCTTCCTGTTGCTGCCGCTGCTGATGATGCTCGGCGTGGCGATCGATTACGGGCTCGCGACGCGCCTGGAGACCAAGCTGCAGGCGGCGACCGACGCGACCGCGCTGCTCTTGTGCCAGACGCCGCTGACCGCGACGGATGCCGAGCTCAACGCGCTCGCCCGCACGACCATGACCGGCCAGATGGGCAACGGCGTCGTGGTGGACCCGCTGACGATCACCACGGGCCCGCGCCGCATCCTGCTGAACACCCATGCGTCCCTGGCGGTGTTCTTCGGCGGGATCACCGGAACCCGCACGATCACCCCGGGCGCCCAGGCGCAATGCGCCACGCCGATCCCGAAGTCGTTCGAGATCGCGCTCGTGCTCGACACGACCGGCTCGATGAGCAAGGCCGGCAACGACGGCGTGACGAAGCTCGCCGCCCTCAAGTCGGCGGCCCAGAAATTCGTCGCCTACGTCCTCAGCAATCCGAGCTTCGCGCAGGGGACGAAGATCGCGATCGTCCCGTTCTCGTCCGCCGTGGCGGTCGATCCGACGGCGTATGCAAGTGCGCCATGGGTCGATACCGAGGGACAGGCGCCGACCCACTGGACCAACTTCTCCGGGATGTCGGAGGCCGGGTTCAAGAGCCGGTTCGGCGTGTTCTCGAAGCTCTCGGGCGTCGAGCCGAGCTGGAAATGGGCCGGCTGCTTCGAATCGCAGCCCTACCCGCAGAACGTGACCGACATGGCGACGAACGGCCCCGCCTCGCTCTACGTCCCGTATCTCGCGCCGGACGAGGGCGGCCCCGGGAGGGTGGGCGGCTACTACACGTATTTCCCGTCGTACTGGAACTTGAGCTACAACAGCTACATCGACGACGACGACGGGACGGATAACGGCACCTGTCCCAAGCAGTCGGCCTCTTACCCCAAGGCCCAGGCCCGCGGCTGCAAGTACAAGAATCCGCATAACGCACGGCCCGGCGATACGCTCGGGATACCGAACGGCCCCAATTTCGGATGCACGTCGCAGCCGCTGCAACGGCTGACACGGCAAAGCGTCGTGCTCTCGACGCTGATCGACAAGATGACCGCCAGCGGCTCGACCAACATCCACGAGGGGCTGATGTGGGGCTGGCGCACCATCTCCCCCAAGAGCGTCTTCGCCGACGGGAGCGCCTATGGAGACGACAAGGTCGGCAAGATCATCGTGCTGATGACCGACGGGGCGAACAGCTGGACCGAGAACCCCTCGTCCTACAACGGCTCGCTCGCCTCCTCGAACGGGTACTTCCGGAATGCGGATGGCAGCAACGCCGACAGCCACTTTCCTGCGAAGTATCAGGGCATCTCGACGTCCGACGCGGCGCGCAACGGCCTCGACGCGCTGACGCGGCTCGCCTGCGACAACGCCAAGGCCAGCCCGGCGAACGTCGCGATCTACACGATCGGGTTCAGCGTCTCGTCGGACCCGATCGACGCGCAGGGCATCCAGCTGCTGAAGGACTGCGCGTCGTCGCCGAGCCAGTACTTCCCCGCCAGCGATTCGGGCAGCCTCATCGCGGCCTTCAACCAGATCGCGGCGAGCCTCGGCCGGCTGCGGCTGACGCAGTAG
- the hisG gene encoding ATP phosphoribosyltransferase, whose translation MGDTMMQGPVDGPLVLAVPSKGRLQENAAAFFGRAGLTLAQTSGARDYRGRLKGVDGVEVRFLSASEIAGQLASGAAHLGITGEDLIRETLPDAAGQVELLTPLGFGQATVVVAVPQAWIDVRSMSDLDEVASDMRVRHGKRLRIATKYVNLTRRFFAEHGVADYRIVESLGATEGAPASGSAEIIVDITTTGATLAANALKILDDGVILRSEANLVASLAASWSETPRRAVQAVLGRISAEERARTTREVRAGMPASGEIDLAALAALHEAELPYGAPEGRGEIVLRCPADAVFGLAEALVQAGAQAVSVRRIDYAFAAENPLVERLLGRL comes from the coding sequence ATGGGCGACACGATGATGCAAGGTCCCGTCGATGGCCCCCTCGTCCTGGCGGTGCCCTCGAAGGGCCGCCTGCAGGAGAACGCCGCCGCCTTCTTCGGCCGCGCCGGCCTGACGCTCGCCCAGACCAGCGGCGCCCGCGACTATCGCGGCCGGCTGAAGGGGGTGGACGGGGTTGAGGTGCGCTTCCTCTCGGCCTCCGAGATCGCCGGCCAGCTCGCCAGCGGCGCGGCCCATCTCGGCATCACCGGCGAGGACCTGATCCGCGAGACCCTGCCGGATGCCGCCGGGCAGGTCGAGCTCCTGACGCCGCTCGGCTTCGGCCAGGCGACCGTGGTCGTGGCGGTGCCCCAGGCCTGGATCGACGTGCGCTCGATGAGCGACCTCGACGAGGTGGCCAGCGACATGCGGGTGCGCCACGGCAAGCGCCTGCGCATCGCCACCAAATACGTCAACCTGACCCGCCGCTTCTTCGCCGAGCACGGCGTCGCCGATTACCGCATCGTCGAGAGCCTGGGCGCCACCGAGGGCGCCCCGGCCTCCGGCAGCGCCGAGATCATCGTCGACATCACCACGACCGGCGCGACGCTCGCCGCCAATGCGCTCAAGATCCTCGACGACGGGGTGATCCTGCGCTCGGAGGCGAACCTCGTCGCCTCGCTCGCCGCCTCCTGGAGCGAGACCCCGCGCCGCGCCGTGCAGGCGGTGCTCGGCCGGATCAGCGCCGAGGAGCGGGCCCGCACCACCCGCGAGGTCCGGGCCGGGATGCCCGCGTCGGGCGAGATCGACCTGGCGGCGCTGGCCGCCCTGCACGAGGCCGAGTTGCCCTACGGCGCGCCGGAGGGGCGGGGCGAGATCGTCCTGCGCTGCCCCGCGGATGCGGTGTTCGGCCTCGCCGAGGCCCTGGTGCAGGCCGGCGCCCAGGCGGTGAGCGTCCGGCGGATCGACTACGCCTTCGCGGCGGAGAACCCGCTGGTGGAGCGGCTGCTCGGGCGGCTGTGA